From the genome of Ornithobacterium rhinotracheale, one region includes:
- a CDS encoding outer membrane beta-barrel protein, with translation MKKLSTLMLLIFASLFVNAQKKGTDWVKVGLHAGIPLADTKDTSSVALGVDAKYQFLDLKSFGLGLATGYTHYFKKNDAENIGLLPVAALLRYYPTRRFFLGADVGVGVAFLKEDTKAGFYYRPEIGYHDNKWNIFLFYQGAAVKENNIGAAGVGVNYNILRPVK, from the coding sequence ATGAAGAAATTAAGCACATTAATGTTGTTGATTTTTGCAAGCCTATTTGTAAACGCTCAAAAAAAAGGAACCGATTGGGTAAAGGTGGGCTTGCACGCAGGCATTCCCTTAGCAGATACCAAGGACACCTCTTCCGTGGCGCTTGGCGTAGATGCTAAGTACCAGTTCCTAGACCTCAAAAGTTTTGGCTTAGGTTTAGCAACAGGCTACACCCATTATTTTAAGAAAAACGATGCCGAAAACATAGGCCTATTACCCGTTGCTGCGCTATTGCGCTACTACCCCACCAGACGGTTTTTCCTCGGGGCTGATGTAGGCGTGGGAGTAGCATTCTTAAAAGAAGATACCAAGGCAGGCTTCTATTACCGCCCAGAAATAGGTTACCACGATAATAAGTGGAATATATTCCTATTCTACCAAGGTGCCGCGGTGAAGGAAAATAATATTGGCGCTGCTGGTGTAGGGGTAAATTACAACATTCTTCGCCCTGTGAAATAA